The region tctaccccttatgcatattgaataatctacgaatggcataacgtcattacaaaatcgccgcatatcatgtcatcatctcgcatcgcagtattgcatgtagtcatctaatgtagtcatatcgcatgtagtcatctcatgtagtcatatcgcatgtagtcatctcatgtagtcatctcatgtagtcacatcgcatgtagtcacctcatatagtcatatcgcatgtagtcatctcatgtagtcatatcgcatgtagtcacctcatgtagtcatatcgcatgtatagtcatatcgcatatagtcatctcatgtagtcatatcgcatatagtcatctcatgtagtcatatcgcatgtagtcatctcatgtagtcatatcgcatatagtcatctcatgtagtcatatcgcatatagtcatctcatgtagtcatatcgcatatagtcattgcattattgcatatagtcattgcagtattgcatatagtcattgcagtattgcatatagtcattgcagtattgcatatagtcattgcagtattgtattttcgaatattggcaggcattctacgccatATACCAGCCGTCCAATTCATATTATAGTCAGCCTGAGAACATCGGGGTTTGCTAACcagatttcaacattttaaatatgaaagataaaggaaaaaaaagaaattcttCGTTTCCCGGTCGCATAAGCGTACGTTGATAATAAAAGGTTTGACGGACGAGATCTTCCTCGTCTATGGTCCACAGTAGGATTAAAAACTAAACTACTTTAGTTGAGggcggggtggggtggggggggggaatcattttatttctgatcTACATACACAACTACACACTGAtctgaaattgattgtgctgtctgcaaTAATAtgcaattttggccaattaagttagaaGGGGTGGGGCTGAAGCCTATTATTAAACTAAAAGAATTGAGGGGTTTTTTTTATCCCACATTGAACTGGATTTAACCCCTAAATGTACTTGTCTCCCTACGAGTATATGTACTTTCCAGTCATTAGACTCTGCTTTAATATTTTGTAAGAATTAGACCCTGATAGAAGGGATTTTCCCGAAACATCAACTTTTTACGAAATTCGAATTATCGTTTTGGTAATCGTTTTTAACTGTCTGACGCTTGTTAGgaaacagtgccctctctgggcaacatattactagtatttgacGAAACAAGGCGAGTTCCTCACCCGGGGTTCCTCACGTTCTCTTCATGCAATGTATCATGATTGACCGgcaaaacacaaatttaaagtaaaacaaACCCGTTGGATGGCGCCTGAGGAACAAGTTGCGGATGCCCACCTTAAACATCCCATCTACAGCTGCAGGATTTATTAGGTGATTGTGTAAGGTCAGCACTTAGACAAGCACCTAATAAATCCTGCAGTTGTAGAGATCGTAAATGGTGAACGCCCAGCGGCAATTGCCTATCAACCAACGTAATATACAGCGCACACATCAAGCAAAATAACGACACAAAAATGTACTTCGGGCTAACAGAGAACACATTTGAACAACGATTATCAaaccacaaacacacatttactCATAAGAGGCTCCGGTATTGCACAGAGCTGTCCAAACAAGTTTGGCACACACATATGCACGTGTACATACGTATCGACCTTAACAATCTCAATGTAGCAGTCGCCTGATGAGCGTTGGGAAGGGTgaaaatgatattatatatatatatatatatatatatatatatatatatatatatatatatatatatatatatatatatatatatatatatatatatatatatatatatatatatatatatataactcggtgagtaccaatctgctaaaacagtgctctataccgcagtggcagagcgtaatagttttggtagtactggaactccagtactaccaaaactatatatatatatatatatatatatatatatatatatatatatatatatatatatatatatatattatgtccGAAAGTGGGTGATATAGGCACACTATACACGTTATGTATGGCAAGTATTACCGTGTTTCTTCATATAGCAGTTGCCGGCTTCGCTACCAATCAATGAATATAATGCAATAAATGTACCTGTATATCTGCTTTTGAACATTCACTAATTTATTGCAGTTGATCACTGAAAGTTTGTCCTAAAGTCGACGTCGTTTCATACCGTGGGCGATAATAACATGCACGGCTAGCGCAGCAAAATGTATGAACAAGGCTTGCCCTTCCTACCTTGGGTTGTCGTTGTAGAAATTGACAATATATCCGTCGGTGATCACGAACTCAACTCGAACTGTAATGTTACTTTCTGTTCCATCGAGAAAATGTACACAGACTCAGTGTAATGTTTAGCATCACATCCATCACGTCTCATCTTTTTATGCATTCAGCTAGCTGCCTTTGTGCCGGCCAAAACACCAACTGGTCACATCATGCATGTGACTGATAAATTACCAGCAGCAATGCACTGTGGCATGTCATGGTGTAAATGTCCGCCTTGTTTatcatttactttttttatttaacGGTTGACTGTCATGTTAAAGAAAATATAGAATCGTGGACATGAGGGGTGACAAATTAAATTGCACTGGAACGGTACAAACAGTATGAGTACAGCAATTTAAAATGCGTATGCTACAGAACAAGAAAAGAGCGAAAGTGTATGGCGTGAGAGAATTTGCACGTATGCACATTTCTCACTTTAAACATGCATCAAAGCAGAGTGAGATCACGAAAAAGGGTCAGAACAAGATGTATGCACGGGTCTCCGCCACCTACACAAATAATACGAATATGTGATCCACCATGAAAAAAACGAATCAGCAATTGTATACGTCAATGCATCAGGTGTGTGAGTTGTCATATGTATAGATCACACTCAGAACTAGTTACCCCATGATAGGATTTATCATACAGAAAGATTTATCATACAGAAAGATATGTTTTTTGAGaaattatatcatatttgaCATTCATGTCGGTATGATATGCGCAGTGCACCTTGAAACATTGGATCCCTCCCAACACTTATCATATACACATATGGTATTAACCCGTATTATGTATTATGCACTTCATATAGAAAATGTGGATTATATAGTTAAACGACTGTTTCCAAGGGTATAACTTAATCAAATCCAACGGAAATGTCGATAAGGTTGTTTttaataacccccccccccccacaattgACAGTTTAAAACAATGTGGTTTGTTTGATCATTCAAAACGAAAACGCGAAACTGTGATTTTTGTCATCTATAcgttaatataatatacattatgATTTTCTATACATGTGGTCAACTTTAGTAGGAAATTATTCTACATCAGTAAAGatgaattttatttatattgatCGTCATTTTAAAAAACCCGGAAACTTTGAAGTCTCCTCTGAGTCTCCCCCTCAATACATCCATGATGTGAGTAATGGAGGAGAAAGGGGAGCCCATTGCGCAGCCTCAAATTGATCGTGCCTTCAGCAGGATATTAAGAGTTATCAAACGAATAAATTGGGCATGCATTAATCGGATAAACGAAACGTGAATTATAAGCTTATTGCGAATCGGCACTTGTTATAAGTTGGGATATGCTGTGGGCTGGGACTGGTCAATTgaacttatgaatattaatatcgGATACTGCCGTTCTGACATCCAATCAAACGCTAATAATTAAGTCACGTGACATCCATCTTTCAGTTCCTGTATGTGTAAACTTCAAAAGTAAGGGCCTGGTACTCGTGGGGCTTCGTTTGTGACGTTCAGTTCTGCTGCATGCTACGCTCGGTAACCATGTCGAAGGTACGGAACGGCACGTCGTCCGAGAAGGACAGACAGCGGGACGAGCTGATCCAAAAGTTTGTAAAACTCCGGAAGGATGCTGAGAATGAGGGTCTTGACGCGCAAAAAGTAAAGGAAATTTTGTCGTGCTGCATTGGTAAACAAGCGCAAGAGAGACACACAACTTCCGTGTTTGGTCGGTGTACCCATTCTGTGAAATGGGTACTGCGACAATTTAAGTCCGTGTATTTTATTTCGTTTTTCGTACCAGTTCTGGTTGGTGTGTTCATGATGTTGTACAGAGCTGATTTTCAACTTGATTTATTCTTTGAAGATGTAAAAGCGACACCATGCTTAGTAGATACAAACTTTGTTGTAATGGAAATGACCCGACCCCTTGTCAAATGCGATATGTGTATGGCTCTTGACACTGCACCGGTTGTTGAAAACCTTAGTCGCGAAGAATTCATGGAAAAATATGCCTACAGTGGCGTACCGGTCCTTGTGACTGGCGCCACCGTGAACTGGACTGCTATGGACACATTCAGTTTTGGTTTCTTCAAAGAACTGTATACGGGCACAGATGGGGCTCTCCAAAATGTCGAAGACGAATGTCAATTCTTTCCCTACAATACTGAGTTTGTCACACTCGCCGAAGCTTTCAACATGTCGGATGACAGAGCGAGATTTAAGGAGAATGAGAAAACGTGGTATATTGGATGGTAAGTAAATACGGAAATGAGGAAATGGTATTCAGTGAAttgtatcttttattttccaactATTCCGACagataaatatgtacatatcaatATCTAACGGGAAAGGGGGAATGGAAATAGTTGTCTTGCAACTAATCAAGTCCAGCGAGAGTAATCCTCTTTTCGTCACTAATTCAACCTTGATGTCGTTCTTTTTAAGAATTGATATGAAATTATACAATTCATTCACAGTTACCGATATTTAGgataaatacacatatttttagAATCCACAAATGTTCTTTACGTGAATGTCAGAATagttggtaaatgtatttgtaattttgtaattattatatatttttgggaATAAAGAAAAATTATTAATGCTTCAAGGATACTTTTTACGTCTTTTTAATAGATGATAGCTATTTCCGTAACATTGAATTAGTGTCTGTTGACCACATTGCTATAACAATATGGTGGCATAGGTTGTCAACATCTCAAGATAACAATGCAGTAAAACATTGCATAGGGAGTACATGAGGAATTGAGGATGACTGGTTGCTAAGCAACCGTTTCTCCCAAGGCTGTAACCtgtgaaagaaataaaacctgtgaaatgaaatgttagCTAATCTCTCTGGGAAATGGAATATAGACTTGAGAAGGATTACACAGAATTAAAGAGATATTTAATTTAAGTTCACATTGAAACCATGCAGATTTTAAGTCCCTTGCTGGAAGTATCATATTGCAGACTTGATGCGTATCCAGAGGCAACCATTATACAAAACATATTGGATTAACACCTGCAGACACAGCAGGATGTCATCATATGTAACATTTACTTCAATAAATCTAGAATTAGTGAAAGGTTAGCATGTATTTCACTTCCCCgtctattttgacattttattttcaagtcaaaatgatgGCAGAGACTGATATCATTTAGAGACAAGGAATGGAAATTTTCAGGTCTGCTGACTCTTTTTGGTGTACTGCCTTTATAATGAAGTGATTTGGAGtatgattttcattttgatttcagaAATTAAAACAGGGCTTGgtacatttttagcacaactgaactggtataggcatggtgcggtgtctgtctgtctgtctgtctgtctgtctgtctgtctgtctgcctgtctgtctgtctgtgtgtctatctgtctgtctgtgtgtgtgtagacaacttaaagtcaaaaactgccagactgattgccttggtctttggtggggacattacctTTGGTGTATAATTGGGAAATTGTGCaaagccaaatgatcacatcatGGGTATgggatttgggtaaaaaaatgcaatttttggtcaaaaaacttaaactcaaaaactacttggtagattggtctgaaatttggtgggaacattcttaggggtgtgtaaattTAGATTTCTTCATGGCACGATTCCAtaagtaatatgcaaaatagggctaaaatgtgtctttttggtcaaaaacaacagggattaataaacaaatgaataaacattcaaatgtatgcaaatatacctagcaacaagaccatgcccatagcaacagctatattatgatgtatatcacaaagatatcATCAGGTATTCATTGACaatgaaagaatgtatgcaaatatgtctagcaacatgaccacacccatagcaacagtcaaatgatcatgtatattgcaaagataacaacagggctggattatttttaggcaactggataatcattcaggaAAGGAACACCTTTAATAATACCTAGAGTATAGATCAGTaggtggataaacatttttaaaaactgtacagttgtgctacaccTATGCCATTGATTAGTACAGCTGGTTTACTAGACTGATCAGTACACCTGGTTTACTAGATTGATCAGTACACCTGGTTTACTAGATTGATCAGTACAGCTGGTTTACTAGATTGATCAGTACACCTGGTTTACTAGACTGATCAGTACAGCTGGTTTACTAGATTGATCAGTACACCTGGTTTACTAGACTGATCAGTACAGCTGGTTTACTAGATTGATCAGTACACCTGGTTTACTAGACTGATCAGTACACCTGGTTTACTAGATTGATCAGTACAACTGGTTTACAAGATTGATCAGTACACCATGGTTTACTAGATTGATCAGTACACCTGGTTTACCAGATTGATCAGTACACCTGGTTTACTAGATTGATCAGTACACCTGGTTTACTAGATTGTTCAGTACACCTGGTTTACTAGATTGATCAGTAGAGCTGGTTTACTAGATTGATCAGTACACCTGGTTTACTAGATTGATCAGTACACCTGGTTTACTAGATTGATCAGTACATCTGGTTTGCTAGATTGATCAGTACAACTGGTTTACTAGATTGATCAGTACAACTGGTTTACTAGATTGATCAGTATACCTGGTTTACTAGATTGATCAGTACAGCTGGTTTACTAGATAATTGATCAGTACACTTGGTTTACTAGATTGATCAGTACACCTGGTTTACTAGACTGATCAGTACAC is a window of Glandiceps talaboti chromosome 5, keGlaTala1.1, whole genome shotgun sequence DNA encoding:
- the LOC144435850 gene encoding bifunctional arginine demethylase and lysyl-hydroxylase JMJD6-A-like, with protein sequence MLRSVTMSKVRNGTSSEKDRQRDELIQKFVKLRKDAENEGLDAQKVKEILSCCIGKQAQERHTTSVFGRCTHSVKWVLRQFKSVYFISFFVPVLVGVFMMLYRADFQLDLFFEDVKATPCLVDTNFVVMEMTRPLVKCDMCMALDTAPVVENLSREEFMEKYAYSGVPVLVTGATVNWTAMDTFSFGFFKELYTGTDGALQNVEDECQFFPYNTEFVTLAEAFNMSDDRARFKENEKTWYIGWSNCHPKVSTVLREHYQRPYFLPEDSESSSLDWIFMGGSGQGANIHLDFVQRPSWQAQISGKKTWTLIPSPECEDVCKSMEITVNKGDIIIIDTNIWYHSTFIAPGEISITIGSEYD